A section of the Schistosoma haematobium chromosome ZW, whole genome shotgun sequence genome encodes:
- the EIF2S1_1 gene encoding Eukaryotic translation initiation factor 2 subunit 1, variant 2 (EggNog:ENOG410V77X~COG:J), protein MPIQCRFYEDLFPEVGDVVLVTVKVIQSMGSYVELLEYKNIGGMILHSELSRRRIRSISKLVRIGSNTEVTVVRVDSAKGYIDLSKRRASAEEIAKCKERFAKAKAVNQILRNVAEKLDYKTDEQLEELCRKTAWYFDRKTGRRAGSYDIFKKVVNSPEILDECDIDQPTKEMLLTDIRHRLTPKAVKIRADFEVSCFTYDGIDAVKSALRSGLELNSDSLPIRINLIAPPLYVLTTQTMDRAAGLEQLHEVLDVIKKSIENQGGSFKIQQAPRVVSDTDDADLQRQMDELEKANREVSGDEDDEDEDDEDEEDDDEASNDGDQNGQK, encoded by the exons ATGCCCATACAGTGCAGGTTCTACGAGGATTTATTCCCTGAGGTCGGAGATGTCGTGCTCGTGACAGTTAAAGTCATCCAGTCAATGGGTAGCTATGTGGAACTTCTGGAGTACAAAAACATTGGAGGAATGATATTACATAGTGAGCTATCCCGTCGACGCATAAGATCTATCAGCAAGCTTGTCCGAATTGGGTCTAATACTGAGGTAACTGTGGTACGAGTCGACAGTGCCAAAG GTTATATTGATTTGTCAAAAAGAAGAGCATCTGCAGAAGAAATAGCGAAGTGCAAGGAAAGGTTCGCCAAAGCAAAGGCG GTCAACCAAATCTTGAGGAATGTAGCTGAGAAGTTAGATTATAAGACTGATGAACAACTTGAAGAGCTATGTAGAAAAACCGCCTGGTATTTTGACAGAAAAACTGGTCGAAGAGCTGGTTCGTATGACATTTTCAAGAAAGTTGTGAA TTCACCGGAAATTCTTGATGAATGTGACATAGATCAGCCAACAAAAGAAATGCTTCTCACTGATATCAGACATCGATTAACACCAAAAGCAGTAAAGATTCGTGCTGACTTTGAGGTTTCGTGTTTCACTTATGATGGTATCGATGCTGTTAAAAGTGCACTTCGCTCTGGACTGGAACTCAATTCAGATTCCCTTCCAATCCGG ATCAATCTGATAGCACCACCACTTTATGTACTGACCACACAAACGATGGATCGAGCTGCTGGCTTAGAACAGCTACATGAAGTGTTAGATGTCATCAAGAAATCGATTGAAAATCAAGGTGGTTCATTCAAAATTCAACAGGCT cCTCGAGTTGTTTCAGATACAGATGACGCGGACTTACAAcgccaaatggatgaattagAAAAAGCGAATCGTGAAGTTTCTGGTGATGAGGACGATGAAGACGAAGATGACGAGGATGAGGAAGATGATGATGAAGCATCGAATGATGGAGACCAAAATGGACAAAAGTGA
- the EIF2S1_1 gene encoding Eukaryotic translation initiation factor 2 subunit 1 (EggNog:ENOG410V77X~COG:J) has product MLLTDIRHRLTPKAVKIRADFEVSCFTYDGIDAVKSALRSGLELNSDSLPIRINLIAPPLYVLTTQTMDRAAGLEQLHEVLDVIKKSIENQGGSFKIQQAPRVVSDTDDADLQRQMDELEKANREVSGDEDDEDEDDEDEEDDDEASNDGDQNGQK; this is encoded by the exons ATGCTTCTCACTGATATCAGACATCGATTAACACCAAAAGCAGTAAAGATTCGTGCTGACTTTGAGGTTTCGTGTTTCACTTATGATGGTATCGATGCTGTTAAAAGTGCACTTCGCTCTGGACTGGAACTCAATTCAGATTCCCTTCCAATCCGG ATCAATCTGATAGCACCACCACTTTATGTACTGACCACACAAACGATGGATCGAGCTGCTGGCTTAGAACAGCTACATGAAGTGTTAGATGTCATCAAGAAATCGATTGAAAATCAAGGTGGTTCATTCAAAATTCAACAGGCT cCTCGAGTTGTTTCAGATACAGATGACGCGGACTTACAAcgccaaatggatgaattagAAAAAGCGAATCGTGAAGTTTCTGGTGATGAGGACGATGAAGACGAAGATGACGAGGATGAGGAAGATGATGATGAAGCATCGAATGATGGAGACCAAAATGGACAAAAGTGA